A genomic segment from Nicotiana sylvestris chromosome 1, ASM39365v2, whole genome shotgun sequence encodes:
- the LOC138871147 gene encoding uncharacterized mitochondrial protein AtMg00820-like yields the protein MTPQQNGVVERKNITLEDMVWTMFIDSGIAKNFWAEATNIACYLTRSKTRNSLAFSAFLSQLEPKNIKEALKDADWITEMQEGLYQFKRNKVWHLVPRPSNRTIIGTRWVFRNELDEHRNTTRNKVRLIVQGYNQEEGIDYDETFAPLARMEAIRINIASDSHIEFTLFQMDVKSAFLNDFLKEKVYVKLPPGF from the exons atgactccacagcaaaatggtgttgttgaaagaaagaatataaCTCTAGAAGACATGGTATGGACAATGTTCATTGACAGTGGAATCGCCAAAAATTTCTGGGCAGAAGCAACAAACATTgcttgctacttg ACAAGATCAAAAACCAGAAATTCCCTAGCCTTCTCAGCATTTCTATCCCAActagaacccaaaaatatcaaggaagccttgaaggATGCAGATTGGATTACTGAAATGCAAGAGGGACTGTATCAATTTAAAAGAAACAAGGtatggcacctggtacctagaccctcaaACAGAACAATCATAgggaccaggtgggtattcaggaatgAGCTGGATGAACATAGAAATACTACAAGGAACAAAGTAAGGCTTATTGTCCAAGgatacaatcaggaggaagggatcgATTATGACGAGACTTTTGCCCCATtagctcgcatggaagctattaggaTCAACATTGCCTCTGATTCACATATAGAATTCACCCtattccaaatggatgtgaagagtgccttcctgaatgaTTTTCTCAAGGAAAAAGTCTATGTCAAGCTACCTCCAGGTTTTTGA